A genomic window from Streptomyces sp. 846.5 includes:
- a CDS encoding MFS transporter: protein MTAATTAQESTSTGAGVALTRIGRVLRRRDFRWWFGSQVLGASGGATQAVALSWLVLQSTGNAFWLSVATVCSWGPMLVLSPWAGALVDRHNRRRILLVTQSLLLVGSVTLGVLAATSGLSLWIMLGMSLLAGVVTSVDSPARQVYIVDLVGKEGVASAVGLWEVVINSSRVLGPALGGLLLATSGPAGCFLANGLTFLAPLLVLWRLQTDSNETPSRPPKQPGAIRSGLRYAWRTPAVRACLPMAAAGGMLFNMGIALTPLATRSLHLGGGGYGALMAMFGVGALPGALLAAGTSAPTGGRVLTLCVATGASVLLVAWSPALVLTFAAMALTGFASIWFIATANTLVQLRTEPGMLGRVMGLWSMALPGTTTLTGFLISGVGESLGARAGFSCSGVALLLSALLGRRALADRG, encoded by the coding sequence ATGACGGCGGCGACGACAGCGCAGGAGTCCACGTCCACCGGAGCGGGCGTCGCTCTGACCCGGATCGGGCGGGTGCTGCGCCGCCGTGACTTCCGCTGGTGGTTCGGCAGCCAGGTGCTCGGCGCCTCCGGCGGGGCGACTCAGGCGGTCGCCCTGTCCTGGCTGGTGCTGCAGAGCACCGGCAACGCCTTCTGGCTCAGCGTCGCGACGGTGTGCTCCTGGGGCCCGATGCTGGTGCTCAGCCCCTGGGCCGGCGCCCTGGTGGACCGCCACAACCGCCGGCGGATCCTGCTGGTGACCCAGTCGCTGCTGCTGGTCGGCAGTGTGACGCTGGGAGTGCTGGCCGCGACCTCCGGGCTGTCACTGTGGATCATGCTGGGAATGTCGCTGCTGGCCGGGGTGGTCACTTCGGTCGACTCCCCGGCCCGCCAGGTCTACATCGTTGACCTGGTCGGCAAGGAGGGGGTCGCCAGTGCGGTCGGACTGTGGGAGGTGGTGATCAACTCCTCCCGGGTGCTGGGCCCGGCCCTCGGCGGGCTGCTGCTGGCCACCAGCGGACCGGCCGGCTGCTTCCTGGCCAACGGCCTGACCTTCCTCGCCCCGCTGCTCGTCCTGTGGCGGCTGCAGACGGACTCCAACGAGACGCCGTCACGCCCGCCGAAGCAGCCGGGAGCGATCCGCTCCGGACTGCGCTACGCCTGGCGCACCCCGGCGGTGCGGGCCTGCCTGCCGATGGCCGCCGCCGGCGGGATGCTCTTCAACATGGGGATCGCCCTCACCCCGCTGGCCACCAGGTCGCTGCACCTGGGCGGCGGCGGATATGGGGCGCTGATGGCGATGTTCGGCGTCGGCGCCCTGCCCGGAGCACTGCTGGCGGCAGGCACCAGTGCCCCGACCGGCGGCCGGGTGCTGACGCTCTGTGTGGCCACCGGCGCATCCGTGCTGCTGGTCGCCTGGTCCCCCGCCCTGGTGCTGACCTTCGCCGCGATGGCCCTGACCGGCTTCGCCTCGATCTGGTTCATCGCCACCGCCAACACCCTGGTGCAGCTGCGCACCGAGCCGGGGATGCTGGGCCGGGTGATGGGCCTGTGGAGCATGGCACTGCCGGGGACCACCACCCTGACCGGCTTCCTGATCTCCGGCGTCGGCGAGAGCCTCGGCGCACGGGCCGGCTTCTCCTGCTCGGGCGTGGCCCTGCTGCTCTCCGCCCTGCTCGGCCGGCGCGCCCTCGCCGACCGCGGCTGA
- a CDS encoding DUF6082 family protein has protein sequence MDDNEVKRGTVWRYVRGTFVGLVMLAVVVVACVALSGWMNHSVETFWGSRSRAAQLGTVGQYFDAGSAVFSGLALLLVIGTTVMQRKELAMQRDALSKSHWELRRSAEADLRRLHMELIKMAIDDPALADVWGAYRAEIPMERRRQYLYANLIFSHLYLNHKLQIADDAEMLGHLRVITKNEIFREYWQEASGSRAPLAEGSAERIFGRLVDQAIAERSPNGVD, from the coding sequence GTGGACGACAACGAAGTAAAGCGAGGAACAGTCTGGCGCTACGTTCGGGGGACCTTCGTCGGTCTAGTCATGCTCGCGGTCGTGGTAGTGGCCTGTGTGGCGCTCAGCGGCTGGATGAACCACTCCGTGGAGACATTCTGGGGCAGCCGCAGCCGTGCAGCGCAGCTCGGCACCGTGGGCCAGTACTTCGACGCAGGCAGTGCTGTGTTCTCCGGACTGGCGCTGCTACTGGTGATCGGCACCACGGTCATGCAGCGCAAGGAGCTTGCGATGCAGCGAGACGCGCTCAGCAAGTCGCACTGGGAACTCCGGCGCTCAGCCGAGGCCGATCTGCGCCGGCTGCACATGGAATTGATCAAGATGGCGATCGACGACCCGGCGCTAGCCGACGTTTGGGGTGCCTACCGCGCTGAGATCCCGATGGAACGGAGACGCCAGTACTTGTACGCCAACTTGATCTTCTCGCACCTCTACCTGAACCATAAGCTGCAGATCGCCGACGACGCGGAAATGCTGGGACACCTCCGAGTCATCACGAAGAACGAGATCTTCCGGGAGTACTGGCAGGAAGCCTCAGGCAGCAGAGCTCCGTTGGCCGAAGGATCTGCTGAGCGGATCTTCGGCCGACTCGTGGATCAAGCCATCGCGGAGCGGTCACCGAATGGAGTCGACTGA
- a CDS encoding IucA/IucC family protein, translating to MGTADLVALTGLLNCLVRELAQSGDDGALLLPASSAVVRVAPGRWPSAPELRTAGGWQPLDLAGLIAVTERELEARTGVRNATLAAEIRDSREVVAALLTARAAARPADDLYLRSEQALVAGHRYHPAAKTRGGGPPAEWLPYAPEACAAFPLRLLGVREDLLAGEGDTGAVDALWGERAPEGYRVLPAHPWQLRLIGDHMAVGDGRLIDLGVTAERAWATSSVRTVYLPEADLSLKFSLDVRITNDIRRLWLRDLRWLAPVDEAVAKAFADAPAGASMLADSGYRTAGVGGEDAYEAYAVLVREGFGAGARPLLSAGLSEGFDGSPLAAAMPRAVEWWRRYVEQVVPPVLHAFFQHGAVLECHLQNVLVAMDEDGMPSRAVFRDHEGVKLLTEQHAELLASMGPDVPTPGVDAGYGWERLVYCLVTNHLLEIAGAVAERCPAAADELWPQAREVFQRFTDHPEIRTLLAAPSVPAKTNLLLRWTGADGGDSTYTPLANPLRVG from the coding sequence ATGGGGACGGCTGATCTGGTGGCCCTGACCGGGCTGTTGAACTGCCTGGTCAGGGAGTTGGCGCAGAGCGGCGACGACGGGGCGCTGCTGCTCCCGGCGAGCAGCGCGGTGGTGCGTGTCGCACCGGGCCGCTGGCCCTCCGCGCCCGAGCTGCGGACCGCGGGGGGTTGGCAGCCGCTGGATCTCGCCGGGCTGATCGCGGTGACGGAGCGGGAGCTGGAGGCCCGGACCGGTGTGCGGAACGCCACACTCGCCGCCGAGATCCGCGACAGCAGGGAGGTTGTCGCCGCGCTGCTCACCGCCCGCGCGGCGGCGCGGCCCGCCGACGACCTGTATCTCCGCTCCGAGCAGGCGCTGGTCGCCGGACACCGCTACCACCCGGCGGCCAAGACCCGCGGCGGCGGCCCGCCTGCGGAGTGGCTGCCGTACGCGCCGGAGGCCTGCGCGGCCTTTCCGCTGAGGCTGCTCGGGGTCCGCGAGGACCTGCTGGCGGGCGAGGGCGACACCGGCGCGGTGGACGCGCTCTGGGGCGAGCGGGCGCCGGAGGGCTACCGGGTGCTCCCGGCCCACCCCTGGCAGTTGCGGCTGATCGGTGATCACATGGCTGTGGGAGACGGCCGGTTGATCGACCTCGGCGTGACCGCTGAGCGGGCCTGGGCGACTTCGTCGGTGCGCACGGTGTATCTGCCGGAGGCCGACCTGTCGCTGAAGTTCAGTCTGGACGTCCGGATCACCAACGACATCCGCCGGCTGTGGCTGCGCGACCTGCGCTGGCTGGCACCGGTGGACGAGGCGGTGGCCAAGGCCTTCGCCGATGCCCCGGCCGGGGCGTCCATGCTGGCCGACAGCGGGTACCGCACCGCGGGGGTCGGCGGCGAGGACGCCTACGAGGCCTACGCGGTACTGGTCCGGGAGGGGTTCGGCGCGGGGGCGCGGCCGCTGCTGTCGGCGGGGCTCAGCGAGGGGTTCGACGGCAGTCCGCTGGCCGCGGCGATGCCGCGGGCTGTGGAGTGGTGGCGGCGGTATGTGGAGCAGGTGGTGCCGCCGGTGCTGCATGCCTTCTTCCAGCACGGGGCGGTGCTGGAGTGCCATCTGCAGAACGTTCTGGTGGCGATGGACGAGGACGGGATGCCGAGCCGTGCGGTCTTCCGCGACCACGAGGGGGTGAAGCTCCTGACGGAGCAGCACGCCGAGCTGCTGGCGAGCATGGGTCCCGACGTCCCCACTCCCGGGGTGGACGCGGGGTACGGCTGGGAGCGGCTGGTCTACTGCCTGGTGACGAACCATCTGCTGGAGATCGCCGGAGCGGTGGCAGAACGGTGTCCCGCGGCAGCCGACGAACTCTGGCCGCAGGCCCGCGAGGTCTTCCAACGCTTCACCGACCACCCCGAGATCCGCACCCTGCTCGCCGCCCCGTCCGTCCCGGCCAAAACGAACCTACTACTTCGCTGGACCGGCGCGGACGGAGGCGACTCGACCTACACCCCGCTGGCGAACCCCCTTCGGGTGGGTTGA
- a CDS encoding DNA topoisomerase IV subunit A — protein MARRSSQTPPPEDFEERILDIDVVDEMQGSFLEYAYSVIYSRALPDARDGLKPVHRRVLYQANEMGLRPERSHVKSARVVGEVMGRLHPHGDASIYDTLVRMAQPFSMRLPLIDGHGNFGSLGNDDPPAAMRYTESRLTAASMAMVESIDEDTVDFSPNYDGSEQEPGVLPSAFPNLLVNGATGIAVGMATNMPPHNLGEVVSAARHLIRHPNADLDALMRFIPGPDLPTGGRIVGLSGIRDAYENGRGTFKIRAKVTVEDVTPRRKGLVVTELPYNVGPEKVIAKIKDLVNAKKLQGVSDIKDLTDRSHGLRLVIEVKNGFVPEALLEQLYRLTPMEESFGINNVALVDGQPLTLGLKELLEVYVDHRFEVVRRRSDFRRRKRQERLHLVEGLLVALLDIDEVIAIIRASDNTAMAKERLMERFSLSETQTVYILDTPLRRLTRFDQVELEAEQDKLHNEIQALTEILESDTVLRKVVSDELGAVAKKFGTERRTVLLEAGAVQTAAVPLEVADDPCRVLLSSTGLLARTADAVQTVDSDSGRARHDVIVSAVAATARADIGAVTTAGRVLRLPVIDLPALPPSSTAPTLSGGAPVSEFLKLDAGERVLALTSLDESSPGLALGTEQGVVKRVVPDWPENKDEFEVIGLKDGDRLIGAVELRTGEEDLVFISSDAQLLRFQASQVRPQGRPAGGMAGIKLADGAKVLSFTAVDPSGEGVVVTVAGSSSDTLEGLGGLGTAKATPFDQYPRKGRATGGVRCQRFLKGEDKLVLAWAGPTPARAATANGSPAELPGRDPRRDGSGVPLAKEITAVAGPA, from the coding sequence ATGGCCCGCCGCAGTTCGCAGACCCCACCGCCCGAGGATTTCGAGGAGCGGATCCTCGACATCGATGTCGTGGACGAGATGCAGGGCTCCTTCCTGGAGTACGCCTACTCCGTGATCTACTCGCGCGCCCTGCCCGACGCGCGGGACGGACTGAAGCCCGTGCACCGCCGGGTGCTCTACCAGGCCAACGAGATGGGGCTGCGCCCCGAGCGCTCCCATGTGAAGAGCGCCCGCGTGGTCGGCGAGGTGATGGGCCGGCTGCACCCGCACGGTGACGCCTCCATCTACGACACCCTGGTGCGGATGGCCCAGCCGTTCTCCATGCGGCTGCCGCTGATCGACGGTCACGGCAACTTCGGCTCGCTCGGCAACGACGACCCGCCGGCCGCCATGCGTTACACCGAGTCCCGGCTGACCGCCGCCTCGATGGCGATGGTGGAGTCGATCGACGAGGACACCGTCGACTTCAGCCCCAACTACGACGGCAGCGAGCAGGAGCCCGGCGTCCTCCCGTCGGCCTTCCCCAACCTGCTGGTGAACGGCGCGACCGGGATCGCGGTCGGCATGGCGACCAATATGCCGCCGCACAACCTCGGCGAGGTGGTGTCCGCCGCCCGGCATCTGATCCGGCATCCGAACGCCGACCTGGACGCGCTGATGCGCTTCATCCCCGGCCCCGACCTGCCGACCGGCGGCCGGATCGTGGGGCTGAGCGGGATCAGGGACGCCTACGAGAACGGCCGTGGCACCTTCAAGATCCGGGCCAAGGTGACGGTCGAGGACGTCACCCCGCGCCGCAAGGGCCTGGTGGTCACCGAGCTCCCGTACAACGTCGGGCCCGAGAAGGTCATCGCCAAGATCAAGGACCTGGTCAACGCCAAGAAGCTCCAGGGCGTCTCCGACATCAAGGACCTGACGGACCGCTCGCACGGCCTGCGGCTGGTCATCGAGGTCAAGAACGGCTTCGTCCCCGAGGCGCTGCTGGAGCAGCTCTACCGGCTGACGCCGATGGAGGAGTCCTTCGGCATCAACAACGTGGCGCTGGTGGACGGGCAGCCGCTGACGCTGGGTCTGAAGGAGCTGCTGGAGGTCTATGTCGACCACCGCTTCGAGGTGGTCAGGCGCCGCTCCGACTTCCGCCGCCGCAAGCGCCAGGAGCGGCTGCACCTGGTCGAGGGCCTGCTGGTGGCGCTGCTGGACATCGACGAGGTCATCGCGATCATCCGGGCCAGCGACAACACCGCGATGGCCAAGGAGCGCCTGATGGAGCGCTTCTCGCTGTCCGAGACGCAGACCGTGTACATCCTGGACACCCCGCTGCGCCGGCTCACCCGCTTCGACCAGGTCGAGCTGGAGGCCGAGCAGGACAAGCTGCACAACGAGATCCAGGCGCTGACCGAGATCCTGGAGTCGGACACGGTGCTGCGCAAGGTCGTCTCCGACGAGCTGGGGGCGGTGGCGAAGAAGTTCGGCACCGAGCGGCGCACCGTGCTGCTGGAGGCGGGAGCCGTGCAGACGGCGGCGGTGCCGCTGGAGGTCGCCGACGACCCGTGCCGGGTGCTGCTGTCCTCGACCGGGCTGCTGGCCCGCACCGCCGACGCCGTACAGACGGTCGACTCCGACAGCGGCCGGGCCCGGCACGACGTGATCGTCTCGGCCGTGGCCGCCACCGCGCGGGCCGACATCGGCGCGGTCACCACGGCGGGACGGGTGCTGCGGCTGCCGGTGATCGACCTGCCGGCGCTGCCGCCCAGCTCCACCGCGCCGACGCTGTCCGGCGGCGCCCCGGTCTCCGAGTTCCTGAAGCTGGACGCGGGCGAGCGGGTGCTGGCGCTGACCAGCCTGGACGAGTCCTCGCCCGGCCTCGCGCTCGGTACCGAGCAGGGCGTGGTCAAGCGGGTGGTGCCGGACTGGCCGGAGAACAAGGACGAGTTCGAGGTGATCGGCCTCAAGGACGGCGACCGGCTGATCGGCGCGGTCGAGCTGCGCACCGGCGAGGAGGATCTGGTGTTCATCAGCTCCGACGCCCAACTGCTGCGGTTCCAGGCCTCGCAGGTCCGTCCGCAGGGGAGGCCGGCCGGCGGCATGGCCGGGATCAAGCTGGCCGACGGCGCGAAGGTGCTCTCGTTCACGGCGGTGGACCCGTCCGGCGAGGGCGTGGTGGTGACGGTCGCGGGCTCCTCCTCCGACACCCTGGAGGGGCTGGGCGGCCTGGGCACCGCGAAGGCGACGCCGTTCGACCAGTACCCGCGCAAGGGGCGGGCCACCGGCGGCGTGCGCTGCCAGCGGTTCCTGAAGGGCGAGGACAAGCTGGTCCTGGCCTGGGCCGGCCCGACCCCCGCCCGCGCGGCCACCGCGAACGGCTCCCCCGCCGAGCTCCCCGGCCGCGACCCCCGCCGCGACGGCTCGGGCGTCCCGCTGGCGAAGGAGATCACGGCGGTGGCCGGCCCGGCGTAG
- a CDS encoding TetR/AcrR family transcriptional regulator: MVSQTAVKPGTPRLRADATRNRERIVAAAQEAFIEFGADVPLDDIARRAGIGNATLYRHFPDRRDLARSVVLSVFGTMAKEAETIAAEAPDAFTALEEIVHGAVEWKVGALCPMFSEWMDVDDPELLAARNRLDNVVEQVFAEAQADGTLRTDVGTGDVMILASQIARPLPGTTPLQHVHFVHRYIQIVLDGLRAPQRSVLPGQPAILQDLRGQCTAVTDPQH, encoded by the coding sequence ATGGTCAGTCAGACCGCCGTCAAGCCCGGCACCCCCCGCCTGCGCGCGGACGCCACCCGCAACCGCGAGCGCATCGTCGCCGCCGCGCAGGAGGCGTTCATCGAGTTCGGTGCGGACGTTCCGCTGGACGACATCGCTCGCAGGGCCGGCATCGGCAATGCCACGCTCTACCGGCACTTCCCCGACCGGCGTGACCTCGCTCGCAGCGTCGTCCTCTCCGTCTTCGGCACCATGGCCAAGGAGGCGGAGACCATCGCCGCCGAGGCCCCCGATGCCTTCACGGCGCTCGAGGAAATCGTCCACGGCGCGGTGGAATGGAAAGTCGGCGCCCTCTGCCCGATGTTCTCGGAGTGGATGGACGTCGACGACCCCGAGCTGCTCGCCGCACGCAACCGCCTCGACAATGTGGTCGAACAAGTCTTCGCCGAAGCCCAGGCGGACGGCACGCTGCGCACTGACGTCGGAACCGGCGACGTCATGATCCTGGCGTCGCAGATCGCCCGCCCGCTACCGGGAACCACACCCCTCCAGCACGTCCACTTCGTCCACCGGTACATCCAGATCGTCCTGGACGGACTGCGCGCACCGCAGCGCTCAGTGCTCCCGGGCCAGCCAGCCATCCTGCAGGACCTCCGCGGTCAGTGCACCGCAGTGACGGACCCGCAGCACTGA
- a CDS encoding pitrilysin family protein yields the protein MTIAPTMTFHPRPEPGEATPWAFPAPLRSTLPNGLTVLRCDRPGQKLVAVDLLLDAPLSAEPAGLDGVATILARSFSEGTESLSAEEFAGELERAGATLDAHADHTSLRLSLEVPASRLERGLTLLAEAVRAPALPADEIERVVANRLDEIVHELANPGRRAAFALYGSLFDAADRISRPRAGTADTVKGIDRDAVADFYAAHVRPATATAVIVGDFAAVDFDAVLAATLGAWTGDAGTPSVPEPVTADDRGRVIIVDRPGSVQTQLLIGRIGPDRHDPSWAAQILGTYCLGGTLTSRLDRVLREEKGYTYGVRAFAQPLRSAADGSGRAMLAISGSVDTDSTAPALADTWTILRTLADEGLTDEERDVAVQNLVGVAPLRYETASAVCSTLADQVEQALPDDYQAQVYRRLAETTTAEATAAVVAAFPPDRLVTVLVGDAASIAGPLKDLGLGEVTVVHV from the coding sequence ATGACCATCGCGCCCACCATGACGTTCCACCCGCGCCCCGAGCCCGGCGAGGCCACCCCCTGGGCGTTCCCCGCACCGCTCCGCAGCACCCTGCCCAACGGCCTGACCGTGCTGCGCTGCGACCGTCCCGGCCAGAAGCTGGTCGCCGTCGACCTGCTGCTCGACGCCCCGCTCTCCGCGGAACCGGCCGGCCTGGACGGTGTCGCCACCATCCTGGCCCGCTCCTTCTCCGAAGGCACCGAGAGCCTCAGCGCCGAGGAGTTCGCGGGCGAGCTGGAGCGTGCCGGGGCCACCCTGGACGCCCACGCCGACCACACCAGCCTGCGGCTGTCGCTGGAGGTCCCGGCCTCCCGCCTGGAGCGCGGCCTCACCCTGCTCGCCGAGGCGGTCCGCGCGCCCGCGCTGCCGGCCGACGAGATCGAGCGGGTCGTCGCCAACCGGCTGGACGAGATCGTGCACGAGCTCGCCAACCCCGGCCGCCGGGCCGCCTTCGCCCTGTACGGGAGCCTGTTCGACGCGGCGGACCGCATCTCCCGGCCCCGCGCCGGCACCGCGGACACCGTCAAGGGCATCGACCGGGACGCCGTCGCCGACTTCTACGCGGCGCACGTCCGCCCGGCCACCGCGACCGCCGTCATCGTCGGCGACTTCGCGGCCGTCGACTTCGACGCGGTCCTCGCCGCCACCCTCGGGGCCTGGACCGGCGACGCCGGCACCCCCTCCGTCCCGGAGCCGGTCACGGCGGACGACCGCGGCCGGGTGATCATCGTGGACCGGCCCGGATCGGTGCAGACCCAGCTGCTGATCGGCCGGATCGGCCCGGACCGGCACGACCCCTCCTGGGCGGCGCAGATCCTGGGCACCTACTGCCTCGGCGGCACCCTCACCTCGCGGCTGGACCGGGTGCTGCGCGAGGAGAAGGGCTACACCTACGGGGTCAGGGCCTTCGCCCAGCCGCTGCGCTCGGCGGCGGACGGCTCCGGCCGGGCCATGCTGGCGATCTCGGGCTCGGTGGACACCGACTCCACGGCCCCCGCGCTCGCCGACACCTGGACCATCCTGCGTACCCTCGCCGACGAGGGGCTCACCGACGAGGAGCGCGACGTCGCCGTGCAGAACCTGGTCGGCGTCGCCCCGCTGCGCTACGAGACCGCCTCGGCGGTCTGCTCCACCCTGGCCGACCAGGTGGAGCAGGCCCTGCCGGACGACTACCAGGCCCAGGTCTACCGCCGTCTCGCGGAGACCACCACGGCCGAGGCCACGGCCGCCGTGGTGGCCGCCTTCCCGCCGGACCGGCTGGTCACCGTGCTCGTGGGTGACGCCGCGTCAATCGCCGGACCGCTCAAGGACCTCGGCCTGGGCGAGGTCACCGTCGTGCACGTCTGA
- a CDS encoding pitrilysin family protein, whose translation MANTAPSTTDGFVITEHTLANGLRVVLSEDHLTPVAAVCLWYDVGSRHEVAGRTGLAHLFEHLMFQGSASVPGNGHFELVQGAGGSLNGTTSFERTNYFETMPAHQVELALWLEADRMGSLLSALDLTGLDNQRAVVKNERRQRYDNVPYGTAFERLVGMAFPDGHPYHHTPIGSMADLDAATLTDAQDFFRTYYAPNNAVLSVVGDIDPEQTLAWIEKYFGSIPAHDGKRPPRDGRTVSREPGAVLRQHLVEEVPSQALMAAYLLPVDGTREADAADLALTILGSGESSRLYNRLVRRDRTAVTAGFGLLRLSGAPSLGWLDAKTSGEAAIADVEAAVDEELARFAAEGPTPEELERAQAQIEREWLDSLDTVHGRADELCRYAVLFGDPKLLNTALAKVLDVTAEEVRAVAARYLTPENRAVLTYEPAVPTEDDSADDSAENDAENDAADEDVTA comes from the coding sequence ATGGCCAACACGGCCCCCAGCACCACCGACGGATTCGTCATCACGGAACACACCCTGGCCAACGGGCTTCGGGTCGTGCTCTCCGAGGACCACCTCACCCCGGTCGCCGCCGTGTGCCTCTGGTACGACGTCGGCTCGCGGCACGAGGTGGCGGGCCGTACCGGTCTTGCGCACCTGTTCGAGCACCTGATGTTCCAGGGCTCCGCGTCCGTCCCCGGCAACGGCCACTTCGAGCTGGTCCAGGGCGCCGGCGGCTCCCTCAACGGCACCACCAGCTTCGAGCGGACCAACTACTTCGAGACCATGCCGGCCCACCAGGTCGAGCTGGCCCTGTGGCTGGAGGCGGACCGGATGGGCTCGCTGCTCTCCGCGCTGGACCTGACCGGCCTGGACAACCAGCGGGCGGTGGTCAAGAACGAGCGCCGCCAGCGCTACGACAACGTGCCCTACGGCACCGCCTTCGAACGCCTGGTCGGCATGGCCTTCCCGGACGGCCACCCCTACCACCACACCCCGATCGGCTCGATGGCCGATCTGGACGCGGCCACCCTCACCGACGCCCAGGACTTCTTCCGCACCTACTACGCCCCCAACAACGCGGTCCTGTCCGTGGTGGGCGACATCGACCCGGAGCAGACCCTCGCCTGGATCGAGAAGTACTTCGGCAGCATCCCCGCGCACGACGGCAAGCGCCCGCCGCGGGACGGACGCACCGTCAGCCGCGAGCCCGGCGCGGTGCTGCGCCAGCACCTGGTCGAGGAGGTCCCCTCGCAGGCGCTGATGGCCGCCTACCTGCTGCCGGTGGACGGCACCCGGGAGGCCGACGCCGCCGACCTCGCGCTGACCATCCTCGGCTCCGGCGAGTCCAGCCGGCTGTACAACCGGCTGGTCCGCCGCGACCGCACCGCCGTCACCGCCGGATTCGGCCTGCTGCGGCTGTCCGGCGCGCCCTCGCTGGGCTGGCTGGACGCCAAGACCTCCGGCGAGGCCGCGATCGCGGACGTCGAGGCGGCCGTGGACGAGGAGCTCGCCCGCTTCGCCGCGGAGGGCCCGACGCCGGAGGAGCTGGAGCGCGCCCAGGCGCAGATCGAACGCGAGTGGCTGGACAGCCTGGACACGGTGCACGGGCGCGCCGACGAGCTGTGCCGCTACGCGGTGCTGTTCGGCGACCCCAAGCTGCTGAACACCGCGCTGGCCAAGGTCCTCGACGTCACCGCGGAGGAGGTGCGGGCCGTCGCCGCCAGGTATCTGACCCCGGAGAACCGGGCCGTGCTGACCTACGAGCCCGCTGTGCCCACCGAGGACGACTCCGCCGACGACTCCGCCGAGAACGACGCCGAGAACGATGCTGCCGACGAGGACGTGACCGCATGA
- a CDS encoding MFS transporter, producing MPKTDQTAQPVSLEPDPQRWKALAFIAIAQLMVVLDATVVNIALPHAQASLHISDANRQWVITAYSLAFGGLLLFGGRISDLWGRKRAFILGLVGFAAASALGGAAVNEGMLLGARALQGVFGALLAPAALSLLAVTFTEAKERAQAFGIFGAIAGAGGAVGLILGGVLTQYVNWRWALFVNIAFAIVAAVGAALYIHEREEGRNRDRLDIPGVLLATTGLVALVYGFTKASTPGDGWGAPITVGMFIASAVLLAAFVVVESRVKAPLLPLRVITERNRGGVYLSLGLAVIGMFGLFLFLTYYLQLVKNYSPVMTGVAFLPMIAGMIIGSTQIGARLMNRVPARLLMAPGFVVAAIGMLILTQLSVNSSYPGTLLPGFLLLGLGMGTAFMPAMSLATYKIAPRDAGVASAMINTSQQIGGSIGTALLSTIAVNATTSWAKSHHAATPALVAQAQVHGYVMAIWFAVGILVVSAVIVATLVTAGRDAVVPPTGGVGEEIGEASIPVIAH from the coding sequence ATGCCCAAGACAGACCAGACGGCCCAGCCCGTCAGCCTCGAACCAGACCCGCAGCGCTGGAAGGCGCTCGCCTTCATAGCCATTGCCCAGCTCATGGTGGTGCTCGACGCCACCGTCGTGAACATCGCCCTGCCGCACGCCCAGGCGTCGCTGCACATCTCGGACGCCAACCGGCAGTGGGTCATCACCGCCTACAGCCTGGCCTTCGGCGGTCTGCTGCTCTTCGGCGGCCGCATCTCCGACCTGTGGGGCCGCAAGCGCGCCTTCATCCTCGGCCTGGTCGGCTTCGCCGCCGCCTCGGCCCTGGGCGGAGCCGCCGTCAACGAGGGCATGCTGCTCGGCGCCCGCGCCCTGCAGGGTGTCTTCGGCGCCCTGCTCGCCCCCGCGGCGCTCTCGCTGCTCGCCGTCACCTTCACCGAGGCCAAGGAGCGCGCACAGGCGTTCGGCATCTTCGGTGCCATCGCCGGCGCCGGCGGCGCCGTCGGCCTGATCCTCGGCGGTGTGCTCACCCAGTACGTCAACTGGCGCTGGGCCCTGTTCGTGAACATCGCCTTCGCGATCGTCGCGGCCGTCGGCGCGGCCCTGTACATCCACGAACGCGAGGAAGGCCGCAACCGCGACCGCCTCGACATCCCCGGCGTGCTGCTCGCCACCACCGGCCTCGTCGCCCTGGTGTACGGCTTCACCAAGGCGTCCACCCCCGGCGACGGCTGGGGCGCGCCCATCACCGTCGGCATGTTCATCGCCTCGGCCGTGCTGCTCGCCGCCTTCGTCGTGGTCGAGAGCAGGGTCAAGGCACCGCTGCTGCCGCTCCGGGTCATCACCGAGCGCAACCGCGGCGGCGTCTACCTCTCGCTGGGCCTGGCCGTGATCGGCATGTTCGGCCTGTTCCTCTTCCTCACCTACTACCTGCAGCTGGTCAAGAACTACTCGCCGGTCATGACCGGCGTGGCGTTCCTGCCGATGATCGCCGGCATGATCATCGGGTCGACCCAGATCGGCGCCCGCCTGATGAACCGGGTCCCGGCCCGGCTGCTGATGGCCCCCGGCTTCGTGGTCGCCGCGATCGGCATGCTCATCCTGACCCAGCTCTCGGTCAACAGCTCCTACCCCGGAACGCTGCTCCCCGGCTTCCTGCTGCTGGGCCTGGGCATGGGCACCGCGTTCATGCCGGCCATGAGCCTGGCGACCTACAAGATCGCCCCGCGTGACGCCGGTGTCGCCTCGGCGATGATCAACACCTCGCAGCAGATCGGCGGCTCCATCGGCACGGCGCTGCTGAGCACCATCGCGGTCAACGCCACCACCAGCTGGGCCAAGTCGCACCACGCGGCCACCCCGGCGCTGGTCGCCCAGGCCCAGGTGCACGGCTATGTGATGGCGATCTGGTTCGCCGTCGGCATCCTGGTCGTCTCCGCCGTCATCGTCGCCACGCTGGTCACCGCCGGACGCGACGCCGTCGTCCCGCCGACCGGCGGCGTGGGCGAGGAGATCGGCGAGGCGTCGATCCCGGTGATCGCGCACTGA